Genomic segment of Phycisphaerales bacterium AB-hyl4:
TGTCGACACTGGCGGGGGGAACCTTGCGATGCAGTTAGGTCAAGGCGCGGGCTTCATGAAGGGTGGGCTTGAAATGGGAGATGCCTTGGGCGTGACGATGCAATTCGATTTCACGACTCCCCAAGGAAGCGATGGTTGGTTTGGCATCTTTTACCGCGATACCAGTTCCAGCGTGAACCCGGTCTATCGTGTTCAGTGGAATACCAATCAAAATGTAATCTTTATGAGGAAAAATAACACCAATCTCGCGAGTTACAACGTCGGTTCCGGTTTCTGGGCCGGCGAAACCCATACGATCAACTTCGAGATTACGTTCGACGATGCGAACAATCAGAACCTGCTTGAGCTTTTTGTAAATGGCGAATCACGAATGACAGCCGAGGACAATGGCGGGGCCGGTGATGAACGTCGGCCATTGCCAACTGACAACTCCTCCATTCAATTTTTCAATTACAACTATGAAGCCACCGCAAGCAACCTTATCGACAACATTATTATTTCCAAGACGATTCCCGAACCAGCCAGCCTGTCGCTTCTCGCCCTTGGCGGCATGACGCTTTTGTTCCGCCGTGGGCGCGCGTGCGCCGCCTGATGCTTTCGGCTACCAGGATTCGTTCTTCGCCGTAGCTCACACGCGGACGATGGTGCTTACACTTCCGGCATCGTCCGCCTGTCGAGTATGGTGGATGTCAGCCAGGCGCTGGGTGACGAAGCGGCGGAAGCAGGAGGAACCATGGGCCAGGTGTTACGTGCGGCAACGATCGACAACGTGGCAAAGCAGGCGGGCGTGGCCAAAGCGACCGTGTCCCGAGCGATGCGAGGTAGTCCGGGCATTGCCAAGACCACTCGGGAGCGGGTGCTCCGCGCCGCCCGCGACCTGAACTATCGCCCTTCGCTTACGCGACAGACCCGCGGCCGAACGCGCACAGGGCAGGTTGGCTTCCTCGCCATCTCCGAGTTGCCGCCTCGAATGGAAGGCCAGCTTGGCGGTTCTTATCTGGATGCGATACTTCACGGGTGTTTGACGTATGCCGAGCAGGCTGAAACCAGTGTCGTCATTTGCCGTATGTCGTTTGAGCAAGTCGAAAAAGGCGAATGGCCAACGGCACTCAGGCGAGGTCAACTCGACGGCGTGGTATTGCGAGGCTGGTGGCAACAGCAAGTCTCGAGTTGGCTGAAAGAGAATAAGGTTCCCTGTGTGTTGGTGGACTGCGATCAGTACGTTTCGAGCCTGCCGCAGGTGCAGATCGAAAACATCCAGGCGATGGATAGCCTGGTGGATTATCTGACGGAATCCGGATCAAAGCGCTTCGTGACGATCACGGGGGATATGGAACACCTGAACGCACAGGAGCGGCTTGCTGGCCTTCAGATGGCGCTGGTGCGTCGAGGCCTGACGCTTCCGCCGGATCAGATTGCGGTCGAACGCGGCTTTGATGAAGCCAGCGGCCAACGGGGCGTGCAAACGCTGTTGAGCCGGAACGTCGGGTTCGACACGCTCGTGTGCCAGAATGATCTTATCGCCTACGGCGCACTGCAAGCCTTGAAGCAGGCCGGCCTCGTTGTGCCCGATCAGGTTCGGCTCACCGGGTTTGACAATATGGATGTCGGCCATCGATTCGACGTGCCGATCATCACCGTGGACCCCCAGCCCGCTACCTTGGGGCGAGAGGGCGTCAAGCTCCTTTTGCAGACAATTGAAGGCGATTCCCTTCAACCGGTGCATCTACGCCTGCCGGCAAAATTGGTGGTTCGAACGTAACGCCGGAAATTGGTTCCAGCCTACGTGGCCGAGCAGTTCAGGTTGCTGCTTGATTTGTGTGGTGTTCTGCGCTGCAATCGCCTTGCGGCTCAAGGAAAATAAAGCGGCTTTCGCATTGAATTGCGGTTGACACATCTGACCCATCAAAATAACATATATATGTTATGCATGTTTAGGCCGGCTTGGGGCCGAGGAGATGTAACATCGCCCGTCCGCTGTACCAAACAATCAGTGAGCAGCTTCAGGCTGACATCGACGCTGGTACCGTTCAGCCAGGGGGTAAGCTCAGGCCGGAGCGGATGTTGGCCGAGCGATTCGATGTTTCCGTAGGGACGATTCGGCGCGCCGTAGAATTGCTTGAACAGCAGGGGATTGTCTCCCGCCGCCAAGGCATCGGCACAGTGGTTACGGGGCGATCAGCCACCCGCACGCGGTCGCATCCTCCGGCCGTATCGAAACCAATTTCCCCTCAGATTGTCTGGGGCCACGGACGCCCTGTGGCGAAGCAGGAGCTGGTTGATCAGGTTTTGTGGGGGCAATATCGGAACCGCATCCGAACGCGAACAGTCCGCGAACTGGATCCCAAAAGCGGAATGACGCCGGAATCGTGGCAGAGATGCGATGTGCTCCAGGTTTCCACTTTCGACCTGCACATGGCCGGCATGGTGTCAGAGTTTGAGCCTGTCCCGGCCGACCTATGCAAAATCGCCTCCGCGTGTTTTGCGCCTGAGGTGTTGGAGCAGTGTTGTTCACATGATGGGCAGTTGATGATGCTGCCGATCATCACGAACCCCACGGTCTGTTATGCACATCGTCCCGCTTTTGAAAAAGCCGGCCTTGCGTTACCGCTGGCTGGTTGGTCATGGCCGACATTTGTCGAAACCTGCCGAACGCTAAGGGCGTCGCATGAACGTCCCTTGGGGCTGTTTCCTGTTTCGGGGTTGACGTTCGAGCCGATGATGTGGGCGCATGACTGTGACTATTTTGATGCAATCGGGGGCGTAAGCCTGCCCAGGGAGTCGTTTCATCGCTCAATGTCCCTGCTGCGAGAGCTGTTGAACGAGCAGTTGTGTGTCGATATGTATGAGTTACTCCACACGCCGTGGGACTATTTACGCAGCGGCAATATCTGCTTGACTTTCATGGGGCCGGACCTGACACGGACACTGGGCGATGCCTTGCCCGACTGGTCGCTGGTACCGTTGCCGCACAACGGTTCGCCTGTAACACCGGTGGTCGTCTTTGGCCTGGTCGTACCGCGCGGGCAAGCGGATACCGACCGGATATGGGATTTGCTACGTGACATGTTCGCGGATGGCCGGTTTTCAGCGCTTGGTGAGGTGTCCAAGATTTTCCCCGCCCACATCGACGGGCAACATCGTTGGGCGGGAAATGGCGTTCAAAACGCGAATATCATGCGTCAAAGCCTTGAGCACAGCCGATTTCTGCCGGCTCGAAAAGGCTTCA
This window contains:
- a CDS encoding PEP-CTERM sorting domain-containing protein, whose translation is MQKVTGLVVGVVACSMTLSTASAALVVTEVVSEDWSGQSVGDTADELVQWGGLGNAANGIIVDTGGGNLAMQLGQGAGFMKGGLEMGDALGVTMQFDFTTPQGSDGWFGIFYRDTSSSVNPVYRVQWNTNQNVIFMRKNNTNLASYNVGSGFWAGETHTINFEITFDDANNQNLLELFVNGESRMTAEDNGGAGDERRPLPTDNSSIQFFNYNYEATASNLIDNIIISKTIPEPASLSLLALGGMTLLFRRGRACAA
- a CDS encoding LacI family DNA-binding transcriptional regulator; protein product: MEGQLGGSYLDAILHGCLTYAEQAETSVVICRMSFEQVEKGEWPTALRRGQLDGVVLRGWWQQQVSSWLKENKVPCVLVDCDQYVSSLPQVQIENIQAMDSLVDYLTESGSKRFVTITGDMEHLNAQERLAGLQMALVRRGLTLPPDQIAVERGFDEASGQRGVQTLLSRNVGFDTLVCQNDLIAYGALQALKQAGLVVPDQVRLTGFDNMDVGHRFDVPIITVDPQPATLGREGVKLLLQTIEGDSLQPVHLRLPAKLVVRT
- a CDS encoding ABC transporter substrate-binding protein, translating into MAKQELVDQVLWGQYRNRIRTRTVRELDPKSGMTPESWQRCDVLQVSTFDLHMAGMVSEFEPVPADLCKIASACFAPEVLEQCCSHDGQLMMLPIITNPTVCYAHRPAFEKAGLALPLAGWSWPTFVETCRTLRASHERPLGLFPVSGLTFEPMMWAHDCDYFDAIGGVSLPRESFHRSMSLLRELLNEQLCVDMYELLHTPWDYLRSGNICLTFMGPDLTRTLGDALPDWSLVPLPHNGSPVTPVVVFGLVVPRGQADTDRIWDLLRDMFADGRFSALGEVSKIFPAHIDGQHRWAGNGVQNANIMRQSLEHSRFLPARKGFMRWVMPVYRILTQVMHGETDIEIARCEIRRLLQESRIHRHDLLAIT